A part of Acidimicrobiales bacterium genomic DNA contains:
- a CDS encoding LLM class flavin-dependent oxidoreductase yields the protein MGSPAALVELAVAAEAADWDGVALWDHLHFHRTADVDVFDPWVVLGAVAQATKRVRLGTLVTPLARRRPWKVAKELVTLDHLSAGRAVFGAGLGSPADDEFGAFGDPTGDRERADRLDEGLELVDLLVRGEPVEHRGAHFRVDAHLRPASVQRPRPPFWIAGMFPNRRPLRRAARWDGVAPVATDGNPLPPRAIAAVRALVDAERSAQGRSGPFDVVATRAEGATDADYAEAGATWVVDSIWPVGDWLSELRDTITAGPT from the coding sequence ATGGGCAGCCCGGCCGCCCTGGTGGAGCTGGCCGTCGCGGCCGAGGCCGCCGACTGGGACGGGGTCGCCCTGTGGGATCACCTCCACTTCCACCGCACGGCCGACGTCGACGTGTTCGATCCTTGGGTGGTGCTGGGCGCCGTCGCCCAGGCGACCAAGCGGGTGCGCCTCGGCACCCTCGTCACCCCACTGGCCCGGCGCCGGCCCTGGAAGGTCGCCAAGGAGCTGGTGACCCTCGACCACCTGAGCGCCGGCCGGGCCGTGTTCGGCGCCGGTCTCGGGTCCCCGGCCGACGACGAGTTCGGCGCCTTCGGGGACCCCACCGGCGACCGGGAGCGGGCCGACCGGCTCGACGAGGGCCTGGAGCTCGTGGACCTGCTGGTGCGGGGCGAGCCGGTCGAGCACCGCGGGGCGCACTTCCGGGTCGACGCCCACCTGCGGCCGGCCTCCGTGCAGCGGCCCCGACCGCCGTTCTGGATCGCCGGCATGTTCCCGAACCGCCGCCCCCTGCGGCGGGCCGCCCGGTGGGACGGGGTGGCCCCGGTCGCCACCGACGGCAACCCGCTCCCGCCTCGCGCCATCGCCGCCGTGCGGGCACTGGTCGATGCCGAGCGATCGGCGCAGGGCCGGTCCGGCCCGTTCGATGTGGTGGCGACCCGGGCCGAAGGCGCCACCGACGCCGACTACGCCGAGGCCGGCGCCACCTGGGTGGTCGACTCCATCTGGCCGGTCGGTGACTGGCTGAGCGAGCTCCGCGACACCATCACCGCCGGTCCGACCTGA
- a CDS encoding TIGR03618 family F420-dependent PPOX class oxidoreductase, translated as MALDPTALPAGALAFLAERHLATLTTMRADGSPHVVPVGFSFDAASGVARVITFEGSQKYRNARLGGRAALCQVDGRRWLSLEGPVRAVPVGDPAVADAVAGYSARYQPPKERSDRVALEIRVERVLGRA; from the coding sequence ATGGCCCTCGACCCCACCGCGCTGCCCGCGGGTGCGCTGGCATTCCTCGCCGAGCGTCACCTGGCCACCCTCACCACGATGCGGGCCGACGGCTCACCCCACGTGGTGCCGGTGGGGTTCTCGTTCGACGCCGCCTCCGGGGTCGCCCGGGTGATCACGTTCGAGGGCTCGCAGAAGTACCGCAACGCCCGCCTGGGCGGGCGGGCGGCGCTGTGCCAGGTCGACGGGCGGCGCTGGTTGTCGCTCGAGGGTCCGGTGCGAGCGGTGCCCGTCGGCGACCCGGCGGTGGCCGACGCCGTGGCGGGCTATTCCGCCCGCTACCAGCCGCCGAAGGAGCGCTCCGACCGGGTGGCCCTGGAGATCAGGGTCGAGCGGGTCCTGGGCCGGGCCTGA
- a CDS encoding FtsX-like permease family protein yields the protein MLKTSLKGLAAHKLRFVATALAVMLGVGFMAGTFVLTDTLQQTFDKLFAETSKGVDAVVRAPEPFESDFGSNRPRIPQSTLDRVLQVDGVATAAGDINTYAQLVDRQGDAIGSLGGAPSLGVAWTDNAELNPFTIEEGRAPEASDEILIDKGSAQDGDFAVGDRAIVLTQGPPAEYEIVGIARFGSSNSLAGASVIAFTPTQAQEVAGAVGKWDDVVAHAQEGVSQDELAANLRAALGGEDLEVITGAEQVEESQNAVQEGLGFFNNFLLTFAVIALFVGCFIIYNTFSIIVAQRTRELALLRALGASRRQVLGSVVLEALVVGLVAALLGIVLGIGVAVGLKALLGVIGVDLPSGGIVVSARTVIASIVVGLVVTVISAIVPARRASRIPPVAAMRDVAVDTSSSSRVRVVLGSAVLAMGVAILLVGLFAGSGASALAGVGVGAAVVFLGVAALGPILATPLAHLLGWPLAKLRGISGQLARENATRNPKRTAATASALMIGVGLVGFITIFAASAQASIGRAIDEQFRADYVVAARGFGGGFSPELAQEIAALPDTAASTGVRFNAFQVDGDTKFLSAADTEVADALFDFGVIAGSLQDLPVNSIAVYQDVAERNDWQVGDTIAANFALTGEVPLTIGAIFENNEAAGNYAIGLDTYDANFQDRLDFQVYVKTAPGTDQDAFRAQLDGILAEYPTAELQDATEFKEAQAAQISQLLNLIYALLGLAVIIALIGIANTLALSIFERTRELGLLRAIGMTRSQLRATVRWESVIIALIGTALGLVIGAFLGWAIVTALSDQGFTELVLPPGQLLVVVLVAALAGVVAALGPTRRASKLDVLEAIASE from the coding sequence ATGCTGAAGACCTCGCTGAAGGGCCTCGCGGCCCACAAGCTCCGCTTCGTCGCCACCGCTCTGGCCGTGATGCTGGGCGTGGGCTTCATGGCTGGCACGTTCGTGCTGACCGACACGCTGCAACAGACCTTCGACAAGCTCTTCGCCGAGACCAGCAAGGGCGTCGACGCGGTGGTGCGGGCGCCGGAGCCGTTCGAGTCCGACTTCGGGAGCAACCGGCCCCGGATCCCCCAGAGCACCCTCGACCGCGTGCTGCAGGTCGACGGCGTGGCCACCGCCGCGGGCGACATCAACACCTATGCCCAGCTGGTCGACAGGCAGGGCGACGCCATCGGCTCGCTCGGCGGCGCACCCTCGCTGGGCGTGGCGTGGACCGACAACGCCGAGCTCAACCCCTTCACCATCGAGGAGGGCCGCGCCCCCGAGGCGAGCGACGAGATCCTCATCGACAAGGGCAGCGCCCAGGACGGCGACTTCGCGGTCGGCGATCGGGCGATCGTGCTGACCCAGGGCCCGCCGGCCGAGTACGAGATCGTCGGCATCGCCCGGTTCGGGTCGAGCAACAGCCTTGCCGGCGCCTCGGTGATCGCGTTCACCCCCACCCAGGCCCAGGAGGTGGCCGGCGCCGTCGGCAAGTGGGACGACGTCGTCGCCCACGCCCAGGAGGGGGTGAGCCAGGACGAGCTGGCCGCCAACCTCCGTGCCGCCCTCGGCGGCGAGGACCTCGAGGTGATCACCGGCGCCGAGCAGGTGGAGGAGAGCCAGAACGCCGTGCAGGAAGGACTCGGCTTCTTCAACAACTTCCTGCTCACCTTCGCGGTGATCGCCCTGTTCGTCGGCTGCTTCATCATCTACAACACGTTCTCGATCATCGTGGCCCAGCGCACGCGCGAGCTGGCACTGCTCCGGGCGCTCGGCGCGAGCCGCCGCCAGGTGCTGGGCTCCGTCGTCCTCGAGGCGCTGGTCGTCGGCCTCGTCGCCGCCCTGCTCGGCATCGTGCTGGGCATCGGCGTGGCGGTCGGCCTGAAGGCCCTGCTGGGCGTCATCGGCGTCGATCTCCCGAGCGGCGGGATCGTGGTGAGCGCTCGCACCGTGATCGCGTCGATCGTCGTCGGGTTGGTCGTCACCGTGATCTCGGCCATCGTGCCCGCCCGGCGGGCGTCGAGGATCCCGCCGGTCGCCGCCATGCGCGACGTGGCCGTCGACACCAGCAGCAGCTCCCGGGTCCGGGTCGTGCTCGGTTCCGCGGTGCTGGCCATGGGGGTCGCCATCCTCCTGGTCGGGCTGTTCGCCGGCAGCGGCGCCAGCGCCCTCGCCGGCGTGGGCGTCGGCGCTGCCGTCGTGTTCCTCGGGGTCGCGGCCCTCGGACCGATCCTGGCCACGCCCCTCGCCCACCTGCTCGGCTGGCCGTTGGCCAAGCTGCGGGGCATCAGCGGCCAGCTGGCGCGCGAGAACGCCACCCGCAACCCCAAGCGCACCGCGGCCACCGCCTCGGCCCTCATGATCGGCGTGGGCCTCGTGGGCTTCATCACGATCTTCGCAGCGTCGGCCCAGGCGTCGATCGGGCGGGCGATCGACGAGCAGTTCCGGGCCGACTACGTGGTGGCCGCCCGGGGCTTCGGCGGCGGCTTCAGCCCCGAGCTGGCGCAGGAGATCGCGGCCCTGCCCGACACCGCGGCGTCGACGGGGGTGCGCTTCAACGCCTTCCAGGTCGACGGCGACACCAAGTTCCTGTCCGCCGCCGACACCGAGGTGGCCGACGCCCTGTTCGACTTCGGGGTGATCGCCGGATCGCTGCAGGACCTGCCGGTGAACTCGATCGCCGTCTACCAGGACGTGGCCGAGAGGAACGACTGGCAGGTGGGCGACACCATCGCCGCCAACTTCGCGCTCACCGGCGAGGTGCCCCTCACGATCGGGGCGATCTTCGAGAACAACGAGGCCGCCGGAAACTACGCCATCGGGCTCGACACGTACGACGCCAACTTCCAGGACCGGCTCGACTTCCAGGTGTACGTGAAGACGGCGCCGGGCACGGATCAGGACGCCTTCCGGGCCCAGCTCGACGGGATCCTGGCCGAGTACCCCACGGCCGAGCTGCAGGACGCCACCGAGTTCAAGGAGGCCCAGGCCGCGCAGATCAGCCAGCTGCTGAACCTGATCTACGCCCTGCTCGGCCTGGCCGTGATCATCGCCCTCATCGGCATCGCCAACACCCTCGCCCTGTCGATCTTCGAGCGCACCCGGGAGCTGGGCCTGCTGCGGGCCATCGGCATGACCCGCAGCCAGCTGCGGGCCACCGTGCGCTGGGAGTCGGTGATCATCGCCCTGATCGGCACGGCTCTCGGCCTGGTGATCGGGGCGTTCCTCGGCTGGGCGATCGTCACCGCCCTGTCCGACCAGGGCTTCACCGAGCTGGTGCTGCCACCCGGCCAGCTGCTCGTGGTGGTGCTGGTCGCCGCGCTCGCCGGCGTGGTCGCCGCGCTCGGCCCCACGCGCCGGGCATCGAAGCTCGACGTGCTCGAGGCCATCGCCAGCGAGTAG
- a CDS encoding ABC transporter ATP-binding protein, translating into MSTTTIDSVPPTGTVAARAVDAVKVYGRGDTEVRALDGVTAEFETGRFTAIMGPSGSGKSTLMHCLAGLDDLTSGSVFIGDEDLSTLGEKQLTVLRRDKVGFVFQAYNLVPTLTARENITLPMALAGRKGDAAWIDNVIDTVGLRDRLDHRPSELSGGQQQRVAVARALASQPQIIFADEPSGNLDSRSGAEMLDFMRRAVRELGQTIVMVTHDPVAASYSHRVVFLADGRIVDEMPDPTAERVLDRMKRFGE; encoded by the coding sequence ATGTCCACGACCACCATCGACAGCGTTCCCCCCACGGGCACCGTCGCCGCCCGAGCCGTCGACGCCGTGAAGGTGTACGGCCGGGGCGACACGGAGGTGCGGGCCCTCGACGGGGTCACCGCCGAGTTCGAGACCGGGCGCTTCACCGCGATCATGGGCCCCTCGGGCTCCGGCAAGTCGACGCTCATGCACTGCCTGGCCGGCCTCGACGACCTCACGTCGGGCTCGGTCTTCATCGGCGACGAGGACCTCTCCACCCTCGGCGAGAAGCAGCTGACGGTCCTGCGCCGCGACAAGGTCGGCTTCGTCTTCCAGGCCTACAACCTGGTGCCGACGCTCACGGCACGCGAGAACATCACGCTCCCCATGGCCCTGGCGGGGCGCAAGGGGGACGCGGCGTGGATCGACAACGTGATCGACACCGTCGGGCTCCGAGACCGGCTCGACCACCGGCCCAGCGAGCTGTCGGGCGGCCAGCAGCAGCGCGTGGCCGTCGCCCGAGCCCTCGCCAGCCAACCGCAGATCATCTTCGCCGACGAGCCGAGCGGCAACCTCGACTCCCGCTCGGGCGCCGAGATGCTCGACTTCATGCGCCGGGCCGTGCGCGAGCTGGGCCAGACCATCGTGATGGTCACCCACGACCCGGTGGCCGCGTCGTACTCCCACCGCGTGGTGTTCCTCGCCGACGGCCGCATCGTCGACGAGATGCCCGACCCCACCGCCGAGCGCGTGCTCGACCGGATGAAGCGCTTCGGGGAGTGA
- a CDS encoding response regulator transcription factor encodes MNVRVLVVDDQALVRAGFRMILEAEDDLTVVGEAADGREALALTRRARPDVVLMDVRMPVMDGIEATRQLGRLPEGERPKVLVLTTFEVDDDVFAALRAGASGFLLKDTPPDDLIEAIRVVAAGDSLLSPSITRRLIEEFARQPLPSTSPPPALDLLTDRELEVLRHLARGLSNAEIAEALVLGETTVKTHVGRVLAKLGLRDRVQAVVLAYECGLVRPGRS; translated from the coding sequence ATGAACGTGCGCGTGCTCGTCGTCGACGACCAGGCGCTGGTGCGCGCCGGCTTCCGCATGATCCTCGAGGCCGAGGACGACCTGACCGTGGTCGGCGAGGCCGCCGACGGCCGGGAGGCGCTGGCCCTCACCCGCCGGGCTCGTCCCGACGTCGTGCTGATGGACGTCCGGATGCCGGTGATGGACGGGATCGAGGCCACGCGCCAGCTCGGTCGGCTCCCCGAGGGCGAGCGGCCGAAGGTGCTGGTGCTCACCACCTTCGAGGTGGACGACGACGTCTTCGCCGCCCTCCGCGCCGGTGCCAGCGGCTTCCTGCTGAAGGACACGCCGCCCGACGACCTGATCGAGGCGATCCGCGTCGTGGCGGCCGGGGACTCGCTGCTGTCCCCCTCGATCACCCGCCGGCTGATCGAGGAGTTCGCCCGCCAGCCGCTGCCCTCCACGTCGCCACCGCCGGCGCTGGATCTGCTCACCGACCGCGAGCTCGAGGTGCTGCGGCACCTGGCCCGCGGCCTGTCCAACGCCGAGATCGCCGAGGCGCTGGTGCTCGGGGAGACCACCGTGAAGACCCACGTGGGGCGGGTGCTGGCCAAGCTGGGGCTGCGCGACCGCGTGCAGGCCGTCGTGCTCGCCTACGAGTGCGGGCTGGTGCGGCCGGGCCGGTCCTGA
- a CDS encoding sensor histidine kinase produces MAAAPSPTTAPPGRPARARPHRRWSPAWLREHPLAADGLLAAVMAAIAVPGLWVDPLPTVDTNPPDAVAVVLVLFQTLPLAWRRRRPCLVLAVTLLATSAHLVLDYPSTAGTLGCLIALYSVAAHTERPVALRAGAASVAVMLSVLLAGMLIDQPEVTVDTVIGNLAVFIGAWVLGDSLRTRRAYVAEVEERARRLEADREAAARQAVTEERARIARELHDIVSHSVSVVVVQAAGARRALASHPDRAAGALEAIEATGRQALDEMRRLLGVLRDPSSDGRPEAARREPQPGLDRLGALLAECRTAGQQVALVQLGEPRPLPAGIDLSAYRVVQEGLTNVRKHAGPAEAEVVLAYQPDSLVVTIRDDGRGAAALTPVGDGLGQGQGLVGMCERLALFGGELRAGPRVGGGYEVRARFPLDGSRSTARSVRQPA; encoded by the coding sequence GTGGCCGCCGCCCCGTCCCCGACGACCGCGCCGCCGGGGAGACCGGCCCGCGCTCGACCCCACCGCCGGTGGTCCCCGGCGTGGCTGCGGGAGCACCCGCTCGCGGCCGACGGCCTCCTCGCGGCGGTGATGGCCGCCATCGCGGTGCCGGGGCTGTGGGTCGACCCCCTCCCGACGGTCGACACCAACCCGCCCGACGCCGTGGCCGTCGTGCTGGTGCTGTTCCAGACGCTTCCCCTGGCCTGGCGCCGCCGGCGCCCCTGCCTGGTGCTGGCGGTCACGCTGCTGGCGACGAGCGCGCACCTCGTCCTCGACTACCCGAGCACCGCCGGGACGCTCGGCTGCCTCATCGCCCTGTACTCGGTGGCCGCGCACACGGAGCGACCCGTGGCCCTGCGCGCCGGCGCCGCGTCGGTGGCCGTGATGCTCAGCGTGCTGCTCGCCGGGATGCTGATCGACCAGCCCGAGGTCACCGTGGACACGGTGATCGGCAACCTGGCGGTCTTCATCGGCGCCTGGGTCCTGGGGGACAGCCTCCGCACCCGGCGGGCCTACGTGGCCGAGGTCGAGGAGCGGGCCCGCCGCCTCGAGGCCGATCGCGAGGCCGCGGCGCGACAGGCGGTGACCGAGGAGCGGGCCCGGATCGCACGCGAGCTGCACGACATCGTCTCCCACAGCGTGAGCGTTGTCGTGGTGCAGGCCGCCGGCGCTCGCCGAGCCCTGGCCAGCCATCCCGACCGGGCGGCCGGAGCCCTGGAGGCCATCGAGGCCACCGGCCGCCAGGCCCTCGACGAGATGCGCCGCCTCCTCGGCGTGCTGCGCGACCCCTCGTCAGACGGCCGGCCGGAGGCGGCGAGGAGGGAGCCCCAGCCCGGCCTCGACCGCCTCGGGGCGCTGCTGGCCGAGTGCCGCACCGCCGGCCAGCAGGTGGCCCTGGTGCAGCTGGGCGAGCCCCGACCGCTCCCGGCCGGGATCGACCTGTCGGCCTACCGGGTGGTCCAGGAGGGCCTCACCAACGTCCGCAAGCACGCCGGTCCGGCCGAGGCCGAGGTCGTGCTGGCCTACCAGCCCGACTCCCTGGTGGTCACGATCCGCGACGACGGCCGCGGGGCGGCGGCGCTGACGCCCGTCGGCGACGGGCTGGGCCAGGGCCAGGGCCTCGTCGGCATGTGCGAGCGGCTGGCCCTCTTCGGCGGCGAGCTCCGCGCCGGGCCCCGCGTGGGCGGTGGCTACGAGGTGCGAGCCCGCTTCCCGCTCGACGGATCGCGGTCGACGGCCAGGAGCGTGCGGCAGCCGGCATGA
- a CDS encoding tetratricopeptide repeat protein encodes MPCPSCGHPAPEGARFCSSCGSALVPPGDERRVVTVLFADLVGFTGLAETRDPEQVKNLVDHCFQRLVADVTAFGGQVDKIVGDAIVALFGAPVAHEDDAERAVRAALRMQETLAREAPGAGAASLRLRIGVNTGEVLVGALRAGGAVTAMGDVVNTASRLQAAADPGRVLVGPATHAATSGVVRYEPVGAIRAKGREELVEAWLAVEALGPPGWRPVRRRASLVGRAAELALLGRAFDLAVEHGRAQLVLLIGEAGVGKSRLADELASRAAEERDALVLEGRCVPYGEANVWWPLAEAVRCSCGVGAVEAIDRVRSACRVAVASALGADADPAEVSRVVDGLQYLLGDEQLFGDLDPARLRDEVAWALQTYLEALTRRRPVVLVVSDLHWADDPVLEVLGRLLAHLGGRPFVLAGTTREPLVGRWSPPAGRHNTLALHVDPLDPEAAAELLEALLGGGVPAEVREAVVARSGGNPFFIEELATLFEAGRVGGGQGAEVAASEVPDTLRGLVAARLDGLPASERSLLETAAVVGRTGAVEALQVLTAGTADVAAGLDGLANADVMEVVDDRWRFRSDVLREVAYGRLTKADRARRHAAVAALLEAEPGADDRAEQIAQHAAAAAELAAELGGVDGVADDAAGRAVSWLERAAVRSEGREGASVTVGLVERALALLGPDGAAPRRRLLLVRARARAGARDLVGARADVAEVLEEAVAVSDAENEARAVTQLGDLLTKEGENDRAVDVLARAVALWRAVGDQRGEAEALRLRGFADLFRERQAPAEQAFAEALALSRQVGDRRGEAWAMQNLAWISFERGNTIEADRRLHEAATVFAEIGDHGGIGWALGLLGWVRLQQGRFEEAEQLARLVRPKAGARGDRWGEGMMIILLALVHLWQGRAGAALDEGRAATQLFAEIDDRWGRMQATAVEARALLALGRTAEGRRTLERLRSLVSGNTLERFGLVVVAQASVQAGLAGPALAALDGRETQAEGLGGMEALTAAGVAHLQLGRIDEAVAALEHARDLAAGRPDVAAMAALALAYVGLGRLDEAAALAAAVETDERATYLDRVGARVALGLGSTRAGRPAEALACFSLARAEADATEDRLAQALVRLAEAEALEAQGSPLAPGALAESGALLERLGLGTTGWRTAFRLAAGGGT; translated from the coding sequence GTGCCCTGCCCGTCGTGTGGTCATCCGGCGCCGGAGGGGGCCCGGTTCTGCTCGTCGTGCGGATCCGCGCTGGTCCCGCCCGGCGACGAGCGGCGCGTCGTCACCGTGCTCTTCGCGGATCTGGTCGGCTTCACCGGCCTGGCCGAGACGCGGGATCCCGAGCAGGTGAAGAACCTGGTCGACCACTGCTTCCAGCGGCTCGTGGCCGACGTGACCGCGTTCGGCGGGCAGGTCGACAAGATCGTCGGGGACGCCATCGTGGCCCTGTTCGGTGCGCCGGTCGCGCACGAGGACGACGCCGAGCGGGCCGTCCGGGCGGCGCTGCGGATGCAGGAGACCCTGGCCCGGGAGGCGCCCGGGGCCGGCGCGGCGAGCCTGCGGCTCCGCATCGGGGTGAACACCGGCGAGGTCCTGGTGGGGGCCTTGCGGGCCGGCGGTGCGGTGACGGCCATGGGCGACGTGGTCAACACCGCCAGCCGGCTCCAGGCGGCGGCCGACCCGGGGCGGGTGCTGGTGGGGCCGGCCACGCACGCCGCCACGAGCGGGGTGGTGCGCTACGAGCCGGTCGGCGCCATCCGGGCCAAGGGCCGCGAGGAGCTGGTCGAGGCCTGGCTGGCCGTGGAGGCGCTCGGCCCACCCGGGTGGCGGCCGGTGCGCCGGCGGGCGTCGCTGGTGGGGCGGGCGGCGGAGCTGGCCCTGCTCGGTCGGGCCTTCGATCTGGCCGTGGAGCACGGGCGGGCGCAGCTCGTGCTGCTCATCGGCGAGGCCGGCGTCGGCAAGAGCCGGCTGGCCGACGAGCTGGCGTCGCGGGCGGCGGAGGAGCGGGATGCCCTGGTGCTCGAGGGCCGCTGCGTCCCCTACGGCGAGGCCAACGTGTGGTGGCCGTTGGCCGAGGCGGTGCGCTGCTCGTGCGGGGTGGGCGCCGTGGAGGCGATCGACCGGGTGCGATCGGCCTGCCGCGTGGCGGTCGCGTCCGCGCTCGGGGCCGATGCCGACCCGGCCGAGGTGTCGCGGGTGGTCGACGGCCTGCAGTACCTGCTGGGCGACGAGCAGCTCTTCGGCGACCTCGACCCGGCGCGCCTGCGCGACGAGGTGGCCTGGGCCCTGCAGACCTACCTGGAGGCGCTGACCCGCCGCCGGCCGGTGGTGCTGGTGGTGTCCGACCTCCACTGGGCGGACGATCCCGTGCTGGAGGTGCTGGGACGCCTGCTCGCGCACCTGGGCGGGCGCCCCTTCGTGCTCGCAGGGACGACGCGGGAGCCCCTGGTGGGGCGGTGGTCGCCCCCGGCCGGCCGGCACAACACCCTCGCCCTCCACGTCGATCCCCTCGACCCGGAGGCCGCGGCAGAGCTGCTCGAGGCGCTCCTGGGGGGCGGTGTCCCCGCGGAGGTGCGGGAGGCGGTGGTGGCGCGCAGCGGCGGCAACCCCTTCTTCATCGAGGAGCTGGCGACCCTCTTCGAGGCCGGACGGGTGGGCGGCGGACAGGGGGCCGAGGTCGCGGCGTCCGAGGTGCCCGACACGCTCCGCGGGTTGGTGGCGGCGCGCCTCGACGGCCTCCCGGCCAGCGAGCGGTCGCTGCTCGAGACGGCGGCGGTGGTGGGGCGGACGGGCGCGGTGGAGGCCCTGCAGGTGCTGACCGCCGGCACGGCCGACGTGGCCGCCGGGCTCGACGGGCTGGCCAACGCCGACGTGATGGAGGTGGTCGACGACCGCTGGCGCTTCCGCTCCGACGTGCTGCGCGAGGTCGCGTACGGGCGCCTCACCAAGGCCGACCGCGCCCGCCGGCACGCCGCGGTGGCCGCGCTCCTCGAGGCCGAGCCGGGTGCCGACGACCGGGCCGAGCAGATCGCCCAGCACGCCGCGGCCGCGGCCGAGCTCGCCGCCGAGCTCGGCGGGGTCGACGGCGTGGCCGACGACGCCGCCGGCCGGGCGGTCTCCTGGCTCGAGCGGGCCGCGGTGCGCTCCGAGGGGCGCGAGGGGGCCAGCGTCACGGTCGGCCTGGTCGAGCGGGCGCTCGCGCTGCTCGGTCCCGACGGCGCCGCGCCGCGCCGGCGGCTGCTCCTGGTGCGGGCTCGGGCGCGGGCGGGTGCGCGCGACCTGGTCGGCGCGCGCGCCGACGTGGCCGAGGTGCTGGAGGAGGCCGTCGCCGTCTCCGACGCCGAGAACGAGGCCCGGGCCGTCACCCAGCTGGGTGACCTGCTCACCAAGGAGGGCGAGAACGACCGGGCGGTCGACGTCCTCGCGCGAGCCGTCGCGCTGTGGCGCGCCGTCGGTGACCAGCGGGGCGAGGCGGAGGCCCTGCGCCTGCGCGGGTTCGCCGACCTCTTCCGCGAGCGGCAGGCTCCGGCCGAGCAGGCCTTCGCCGAGGCGCTGGCGCTGAGCCGGCAGGTGGGCGACCGCCGGGGCGAGGCGTGGGCCATGCAGAACCTGGCGTGGATCTCGTTCGAGCGGGGCAACACCATCGAGGCCGACCGGCGGCTCCACGAGGCGGCCACGGTGTTCGCCGAGATCGGCGACCACGGTGGGATCGGCTGGGCGCTGGGCCTGCTCGGTTGGGTGCGCCTGCAGCAGGGCCGGTTCGAGGAGGCCGAGCAGCTGGCCCGCCTGGTGCGGCCCAAGGCCGGGGCCCGGGGCGACCGGTGGGGCGAGGGGATGATGATCATCCTGCTCGCCCTGGTCCACCTGTGGCAGGGCCGGGCAGGCGCCGCCCTCGACGAGGGGCGGGCGGCGACGCAGCTCTTCGCCGAGATCGACGACCGCTGGGGTCGCATGCAGGCCACGGCGGTGGAAGCGCGGGCGCTGCTCGCGCTCGGGCGCACGGCCGAGGGCCGGCGCACCCTCGAGCGGCTCCGCAGCCTGGTGAGCGGCAACACGCTGGAGCGCTTCGGCCTGGTCGTCGTGGCCCAGGCGTCGGTGCAGGCCGGGCTGGCCGGGCCGGCCCTGGCGGCCCTCGACGGCCGCGAGACGCAGGCCGAGGGGCTCGGCGGGATGGAGGCGCTCACGGCCGCGGGGGTGGCACACCTGCAGCTGGGCCGGATCGACGAGGCCGTCGCCGCCCTCGAGCACGCCCGGGACCTGGCCGCCGGTCGCCCCGACGTGGCGGCCATGGCCGCCCTGGCGCTGGCCTACGTGGGTCTGGGCCGCCTCGACGAGGCCGCCGCCCTGGCCGCGGCGGTCGAGACCGACGAGCGGGCGACGTACCTCGACCGTGTGGGCGCCCGCGTGGCGCTGGGACTGGGCAGCACCAGGGCTGGCCGCCCGGCCGAGGCGCTGGCGTGCTTCTCCCTGGCTCGGGCCGAGGCCGACGCCACCGAGGACCGCCTGGCCCAGGCCCTCGTGCGCCTGGCCGAGGCCGAAGCCCTCGAGGCGCAGGGCTCGCCCCTCGCGCCCGGGGCGCTGGCCGAGTCGGGCGCGCTGCTCGAGCGGCTCGGCCTCGGGACGACCGGGTGGCGGACGGCGTTCCGCCTGGCGGCCGGCGGTGGGACCTGA
- a CDS encoding metal-sensitive transcriptional regulator, with translation MQLPDDTLRDVTRRLHRAEGQVRAVSRMLDEGADCRDVLTQLTAATRALQQAGFRILASGLTTCLQQPDRAAESGYDVAEIERLFLKLG, from the coding sequence GTGCAGCTGCCCGACGACACCCTGCGCGACGTGACCAGGCGCCTGCACCGGGCCGAGGGCCAGGTGCGCGCCGTCTCCCGCATGCTCGACGAGGGCGCGGACTGCCGAGACGTGCTCACCCAGCTCACCGCGGCGACGCGAGCGCTGCAGCAGGCCGGCTTCCGCATCCTGGCATCGGGCCTCACCACCTGCCTGCAGCAGCCCGACCGGGCGGCCGAGTCCGGCTACGACGTCGCCGAGATCGAGCGCCTCTTCCTCAAGCTCGGCTGA